From the genome of Miscanthus floridulus cultivar M001 chromosome 10, ASM1932011v1, whole genome shotgun sequence, one region includes:
- the LOC136489097 gene encoding uncharacterized protein, protein MEGEQQPENVEQQQQQQPVLEIVEQQEQQQPMLENVEQQQQPVLENVEQQQPVLDNVEQEQQQHQEGEQQQEQQQHQEEEQQQQQQQHHVQEIVEEEEEEEINLGEAIRVMEAGCASWIVEMEETLDNSHWSVVTGRGKKPPSIYRVPDRIKRGNTEAYRPKLVSMGPLHYGVADLMPMEHHKKEAVLQRIKRYGKPLVEYLASIQEVVDELLGEYDNLDEKWRTTEGRDEFVQMMVMDGCFLLESLQRYFDYPTGNPVFSYHGCLTLYTAIQSDIVVMENQLPLLVLYTLLAVERHTALFSVEEIIDSNVDLADF, encoded by the exons ATGGAAGGGGAGCAGCAGCCCGAGAAtgtggagcagcagcagcaacaacaacctgTGCTAGAGATTGTCgagcagcaggagcagcagcagcccatgcTGGAGAAtgtcgagcagcagcagcagcccgtgCTGGAGAAtgtcgagcagcagcagcccgtgCTGGACAATgttgagcaggagcagcagcagcaccaagaaggggagcagcagcaggagcagcagcagcaccaagaggaggagcagcagcagcagcagcaacagcaccaTGTGCAGGAGATtgtggaggaggaagaagaggaggagattAACTTGGGGGAGGCCATTAGAGTCATGGAGGCCGGGTGTGCCAGTTGGATAGTCGAGATGGAAGAGACACTCGACAACAGCCACTGGTCGGTGGTTACGGGGCGTGGGAAGAAGCCACCTTCTATCTACCGTGTCCCGGATCGGATCAAGCGCGGCAACACCGAGGCATATCGGCCAAAGCTGGTGTCCATGGGCCCGCTGCACTACGGCGTGGCTGACCTGATGCCCATGGAGCATCACAAGAAGGAGGCCGTCTTGCAGCGCATCAAGCGCTACGGGAAGCCTCTAGTGGAGTACCTAGCGTCTATACAAGAGGTTGTTGATGAGTTGCTTGGTGAGTACGACAACCTCGATGAAAAATGGCGCACTACTGAAGGTAGAGATGAGTTTGTCCAGATGATGGTGATGGATGGATGTTTCTTACTGGAGTCGTTACAGCGCTACTTCGATTACCCAACAGGCAACCCCGTCTTCAGTTATCACGGGTGCCTCACCCTGTATACAGCTATCCAATCAGACATTGTCGTTATGGAGAATCAGCTCCCGCTGCTTGTTCTGTATACACTCCTAGCCGTTGAGCGGCACACAGCCCTG TTTTCTGTTGAGGAAATAATAGATTCAAATGTGGATTTAGCAGATTTTTAG